The proteins below are encoded in one region of Epinephelus lanceolatus isolate andai-2023 chromosome 7, ASM4190304v1, whole genome shotgun sequence:
- the LOC144463855 gene encoding protocadherin gamma-A11-like, producing MAKDLGLQAGAFSNRRARIDTDETDKRYCDINLNNGELIVADRIDREGLCGEKASCILKHELVLENPLELHRISLHIQDINDNSPQFNEDLINIEIQESAVRGARFVIEEAHDADVGQNSVQQYSLKKNDNFILSVDGNTIELVLDKELDREKQQELSLLLTALDGGSPQRSGTVVIHVTVLDANDNAPVFSQAVYKASLPENSPVGTVVVTVSATDADEGVNGDVTYDFGHVTDDVRKIFSIDRKMGDIRVIGAIDYETTKSFEIRLKAKDGLGLSSYAKAIISVTDVNDNAPVVNLKSLTNPIPEDIPPGTEVGIINVQDRDSENNRQVRCSIQQNAPFKLVPSIKNYYSLVTTGQLDREVVSDYNITITATDEGSPPLSSSKTVELSVADINDNPPVFEEQSYSAYVSENNKPGSTLCSVSARDPDWRQNGTVIYSLLPGEVNGAPVSSYVSVNGDTGVIHAVRSFDYEQLRSFKVHVMGRDNGSPPLSSNVTVSVFISDVNDNSPRILYPGPEGNSFMTELVPKAAHGGSLVSKVIAVDADSGQNAWLSYDIVKSTDPGLFTIGVHSGEIRTQRDISESDSMKQNLIVSVKDNGQPSLSATCSMYLLISDNLAEVPELKDISYDEKNSKLTSYLIIALVSVSTFFLTFIIIMLGVRFCRRRKPRLLFDGAVAIPSAYLPPNYADVDGTGTLRSTYNYDAYLTTGSRTSDFKFVSSYNDNTLPADQTLRKSPSDFADVFGDSDGSPESMLQALSS from the exons ATGGCCAAGGATCTCGGGCTGCAGGCGGGTGCGTTCTCCAACAGAAGAGCCCGCATCGACACCGATGAGACTGATAAACGTTATTGTGACATAAATCTGAATAACGGAGAGTTGATTGTTGCCGACAGGATTGATCGAGAGGGGCTCTGTGGAGAAAAGGCTTCGTGCATCCTGAAACACGAACTGGTGCTGGAGAATCCTCTCGAGCTCCATCGGATCAGTCTCCACATTCAAGATATTAATGATAACTCGCCTCAGTTTAACGAAGATTTGATTAATATCGAAATTCAAGAGTCGGCAGTCAGGGGAGCTCGTTTTGTGATTGAGGAGGCACACGATGCGGATGTAGGACAGAATTCAGTTCAGCAGTACAGCCTTAAGAAGAATGATAATTTCATTTTGTCCgttgatggaaacacaataGAGCTTGTTTTGGATAAAGAGCTCGATCGAGAAAAACAGCAAGAGCTCAGTTTGCTCCTGACAGCTTTAGATGGTGGCTCTCCTCAGAGATCAGGTACTGTAGTCATACACGTCACTGTGCTGGATGCTAATGATAACGCCCCAGTGTTCAGCCAGGCCGTTTATAAAGCCAGTCTGCCTGAAAACTCTCCTGTAGGTACTGTAGTGGTCACAGTGAGTGCTACTGATGCCGACGAGGGAGTCAATGGAGACGTGACTTATGACTTTGGACATGTTACAGACGATGTAAGGAAGATATTTAGTATTGATCGTAAAATGGGGGATATTCGAGTGATTGGCGCTATTGATTATGAAACTACGAAATCATTTGAAATACGTCTTAAAGCAAAAGATGGGTTAGGGCTGTCATCTTATGCTAAAGCAATAATTTCTGTCACTGATGTGAATGACAACGCTCCTGTAGTTAATTTGAAATCATTGACTAATCCCATACCTGAGGACATCCCACCTGGTACAGAGGTGGGCATCATTAACGTGCAGGATAGAGACTCTGAGAATAACAGACAGGTCCGCTGCTCCATTCAACAAAACGCCCCTTTTAAGTTGGTTCCTTCTATTAAAAACTATTATTCTCTGGTGACCACAGGACAACTGGACCGTGAAGTAGTGTCTGATTACAACATTACAATCACTGCCACTGACGAGGGCTCTccacctctgtcctcctctaaaACTGTTGAGTTATCTGTAGCAGACATCAACGACAACCCACCTGTGTTTGAGGAACAGTCGTACAGCGCATATGTGAGTGAAAATAACAAACCTGGCTCCACTTTATGTTCCGTTAGTGCTCGAGATCCCGACTGGAGACAAAACGGTACAGTGATTTATTCTCTGTTACCCGGTGAGGTGAACGGTGCCCCGGTGTCCTCCTATGTGTCTGTTAACGGAGACACGGGGGTGATCCACGCTGTGAGGTCGTTTGATTATGAACAGTTGAGGAGCTTTAAAGTCCACGTGATGGGCAGAGACAACGGTTCTCCTCCGCTGAGCAGCAACGTGACCGTCAGTGTGTTCATATCGGATGTGAATGACAACTCTCCTCGGATACTGTACCCCGGGCCGGAGGGCAACTCCTTCATGACCGAGCTGGTCCCCAAAGCTGCACACGGAGGCTCTCTGGTGTCCAAAGTGATCGCGGTGGACGCGGACTCCGGACAGAACGCCTGGCTGTCCTATGATATAGTGAAATCCACAGATCCAGGCCTTTTCACTATTGGTGTCCACAGCGGAGAGATCAGGACACAGCGGGACATTTCCGAGTCTGACAGCATGAAACAGAACCTGATTGTGTCAGTGAAAGATAACGGACAGCCCTCTCTGTCTGCCACCTGTTCCATGTATTTACTGATTTCTGATAACTTGGCTGAGGTGCCAGAACTGAAGGACATTTCTTATGATGAGAAGAATTCCAAACTGACGTCTTATCTGATCATTGCGCTGGTGTCTGTGTCGACGTTTTTCCtgaccttcatcatcatcatgctgGGTGTGAGGTTTTGTCGCAGGAGAAAGCCCAGACTGTTGTTTGATGGAGCAGTTGCCATCCCCAGCGCTTATCTCCCTCCTAATTACGCAGATGTTGACGGCACAGGAACTTTACGCAGCACTTACAATTATGACGCCTACCTGACAACAGGTTCAAGAACCAGTGACTTTAAGTTCGTGTCATCTTACAATGACAACACACTGCCTGCTGACCAGACTCTGAGGAAAAGTCCATCAGACTTTGCTGATGTTTTTGGAGATAGTGACGGTTCTCCTGAG TCTATGCTACAGGCCCTCAGCTCCTAG
- the LOC117261148 gene encoding protocadherin gamma-A2, whose amino-acid sequence MSTVHPLLKACLIMDQRINLKWWLHFLSLCLIFGASFGEVRYILPEEMQRGSVIGNVARDLGLKVSELDARRARVVAEGTSQLCELDTASGNLLISQRIDREELCAQATVCTLQYQLLLEDPLQAYSIVLDIADINDNSPVFAAEEIRLDLVESTVLGRRFPLESAHDPDLGTNSVREYKLSPNDHFALEMSTQINGNAYPELVLKKALDREAQAEHVLKINGIDGGNPVRSGTASIHIRVLDANDNVPAFSQRVYKTSVPENSAIGTLIAKLNATDSDEGVYGEITYSFSHLSDKTGGVIEINPVSGEVRVAGVIDYEEASTHELDVQAKDGGGQASHCKLIIDVIDVNDNKPIIEIKSASANVAEDSKPGTMVALINMYDLDTGSSGRVTCTIPQNVPFKFVSEVKNYYMLVTDGILDRELQPEYNITVTATDAGSPPLSSIKVITIVVTDINDNPPTFTQREYNANILENQPVGTFVMRVTAEDIDDGSNAKILYQISKDTKSEVSSFLTINADTGELFTSRLFDYEQSVHFQIKVTARDGGDPPLSTTCTVNAFIKDQNDNAPVVLYPVQTTGFIAEDMVPIEAPRGYLVTKVVAVDADSGHNAWLSYRIIKATRPNLFIVGLHTGEIRTLRAFMEDDEPKQTVVVSVTDNGHESLSATATVSVVIGDGLPVLNELFEFTDEPQESDDLTFYLIIALIAVSSLFILLLSGVFYFKLCRRSYVYRSTTASLPVFPTTYCPPSFTDLSRCGTLLKDERYDSFMTTGSWRGDFRFGSSTDTDTLKQRSAAYQKNTLRRASADRATLKVRAGASHPCYVVK is encoded by the coding sequence ATGTCGACAGTACATCCGCTTCTGAAAGCATGTTTAATAATGGACCAGCGAATAAACTTAAAATGGTGGCTGCATTTTTTATCGCTTTGCCTCATTTTTGGTGCTTCGTTTGGAGAAGTCCGTTACATCCTTCCAGAGGAGATGCAGCGGGGGTCGGTTATCGGCAATGTTGCACGGGATCTGGGGCTGAAAGTGTCGGAGCTTGATGCTCGTCGAGCCCGTGTTGTTGCAGAAGGGACTAGTCAGCTGTGTGAACTGGACACTGCGTCAGGGAATCTTTTGATCAGCCAACGGATAGACCGAGAGGAGCTCTGCGCGCAAGCCACTGTCTGCACCCTGCAGTATCAGCTGTTACTCGAAGATCCCCTTCAAGCATACAGCATAGTTTTGGATATTGCAGATATAAATGACAACAGCCCAGTGTTCGCTGCAGAGGAGATACGGCTCGATTTAGTCGAATCCACTGTTCTTGGGAGGCGCTTTCCATTGGAAAGCGCGCATGACCCCGATCTGGGAACCAACTCAGTCCGTGAATATAAACTGAGCCCGAATGACCATTTTGCACTGGAAATGAGCACCCAAATAAACGGCAATGCTTATCCGGAACTTGTTCTTAAAAAGGCCTTGGACCGGGAGGCGCAAGCTGAACATGTACTGAAAATCAATGGAATTGACGGGGGAAATCCGGTCAGATCAGGAACTGCTTCTATCCATATCCGTGTTTTGGACGCCAATGACAACGTTCCAGCTTTTAGCCAACGAGTCTACAAAACCTCTGTACCAGAGAACTCGGCCATAGGGACTCTCATAGCAAAGCTAAATGCCACGGACTCAGATGAGGGTGTTTATGGAGAGATAACCTACTCTTTCAGTCACTTGTCAGACAAGACTGGGGGAGTTATTGAAATTAACCCTGTGAGTGGAGAAGTTAGGGTGGCAGGTGTTATTGACTATGAAGAGGCCAGTACGCATGAACTGGATGTCCAGGCTAAAGatggaggtggtcaggcgtctCACTGTAAACTTATAATTGACGTCATTGACGTAAATGACAATAAGCCCATAATAGAAATAAAGTCAGCCTCTGCTAACGTGGCTGAAGACTCTAAACCAGGAACTATGGTTGCTCTGATTAATATGTATGACCTGGACACTGGAAGCAGTGGGCGCGTCACGTGTACAATCCCACAAAATGTTCCATTTAAATTTGTGTCGGAGGTCAAAAACTATTACATGTTAGTGACTGACGGAATACTAGACAGAGAGCTTCAACCCGAGTATAACATCACAGTCACAGCCACTGATGCGGGCTCTCCCCCACTCTCTAGTATAAAAGTTATTACAATCGTGGTCACTGACATTAATGATAACCCTCCGACGTTTACGCAGCGCgagtacaatgccaacatccTGGAAAACCAGCCCGTTGGCACGTTTGTGATGAGAGTGACAGCAGAGGACATTGACGACGGCTCTAATGCTAAAATACTGTACCAAATATCAAAGGATACAAAGTCAGAAGTGTCCTCCTTCCTCACCATCAACGCAGACACAGGAGAGCTCTTCACGTCACGCCTCTTTGATTACGAACAGTCAGTTCACTTTCAAATTAAGGTGACAGCTCGAGATGGAGGCGACCCTCCACTCTCCACCACCTGCACTGTAAACGCTTTTATTAAAGACCAAAATGACAACGCACCGGTTGTCCTATATCCTGTCCAAACCACCGGGTTCATAGCTGAGGATATGGTGCCCATTGAAGCGCCTCGTGGTTACCTGGTTACTAAGGTGGTAGCTGTGGACGCAGACTCTGGCCATAACGCCTGGCTGTCCTACAGAATAATCAAAGCAACGCGGCCTAACCTGTTCATAGTCGGTCTGCATACAGGAGAAATCAGAACTTTGCGAGCATTCATGGAGGACGATGAGCCGAAACAAACGGTTGTTGTTTCAGTAACCGATAACGGGCACGAATCTCTGTCCGCCACCGCCACGGTCAGCGTGGTGATTGGTGACGGGCTGCCTGTTTTAAACGAGCTCTTTGAGTTTACAGATGAACCACAGGAGAGCGATGACTTAACGTTTTATTTGATTATCGCTTTGATAGCTGTTTCCTCTCTTTTCATCCTTTTACTCAGCGGAGTGTTTTACTTTAAGCTCTGCCGGCGTAGTTACGTTTACCGTTCAACCACCGCTAGTCTACCAGTTTTCCCCACGACCTACTGCCCCCCTAGTTTTACAGATTTAAGCCGCTGTGGCACCCTGCTAAAAGATGAGCGGTATGATTCCTTCATGACCACAGGGTCGTGGAGAGGCGATTTCCGTTTCGGGTCCAGCACAGACACTGATACACTGAAGCAAAGAAGCGCAGCTTATCAAAAAAACACGTTAAGGCGCGCAAGTGCGGACAGAGCTACTCTGAAGGTGAGGGCCGGTGCATCGCATCCGTGTTACGTGGTTAAATGA
- the LOC144463856 gene encoding protocadherin gamma-A7-like: MAFKEHPRDGGERWRLFGRLQGALYLCIFQCIFLIQAEAQIRYSIPEEMKKGSLVGNVAQDLGLDLRRLRSGRARIVTGENIQYAELKTDKGTLVVNERIDREQLCGDVTPCSFTFEILLENPMELHPVTIEVLDDQNDNPPQVLYPVQTGGSVVAEMVPRSADVGYLVTKVVAVDVDSGQNAWLSYKLQKATDRALFEVGLQNGEIRTIRQVTDKDAVKQRLSVIVEDNGQPSRSATVIVNVAVADSFPEVLSEFTDFAHDMEYNDNLTFYLVLALAVVSFLFITCLVVIISVKIYRWRQSRILYHSSLPVIPYYPPRYSDTLGTGTLQHVYNYEVCRTTDSRKSDCKFGRAGSQNVLIMDPSSTGTMQRIRSDKSILDEPDSPLENDGVSMVVVSNKGTWNSLGKKQ, encoded by the exons ATGGCATTTAAAGAACATCCTCGAGACGGAGGAGAAAGATGGCGACTGTTTGGACGATTGCAAGGGGCTTTGTATCTGTGTATTtttcaatgtatttttttgatACAAGCGGAGGCACAGATTCGGTACTCGATCCCAGAGGAGATGAAGAAAGGCTCTCTTGTCGGTAATGTCGCACAGGACCTTGGTTTAGATCTGAGGAGGCTCCGATCTGGGCGGGCCCGTATCGTGACCGGAGAAAACATCCAGTACGCCGAGCTGAAGACAGACAAAGGGACTTTGGTTGTGAATGAGAGAATAGACCGGGAGCAGCTTTGCGGAGACGTAACACCGTGTAGCTTCACCTTTGAGATTTTATTGGAAAACCCCATGGAGTTACACCCTGTGACCATAGAAGTACTGGAC GACCAGAACGACAACCCTCCTCAGGTGCTGTACCCAGTGCAGACTGGTGGGTCTGTGGTGGCTGAAATGGTGCCTCGTTCAGCAGATGTGGGCTATCTGGTGACGAAAGTGGTGGCTGTTGATGTGGACTCTGGACAGAATGCCTGGCTGTCCTATAAACTGCAGAAAGCCACAGACAGGGCGCTGTTTGAAGTGGGCTTACAGAATGGAGAAATAAGAACTATCCGCCAAGTGACTGATAAAGATGCTGTCAAACAAAGACTGAGTGTTATAGTGGAGGACAACGGGCAGCCCTCTCGTTCAGCTACAGTCATTGTTAACGTGGCGGTGGCGGACAGCTTCCCTGAAGTGTTGTCTGAGTTCACTGACTTTGCACACGACATGGAGTACAATGACAACCTGACTTTTTACTTAGTCTTGGCTTTGGCTGTAgtttccttcctcttcatcacgTGTTTGGTGGTTATTATATCAGTGAAGATCTACAGATGGAGACAGTCTCGCATCCTGTATCACTCCAGTCTCCCTGTCATTCCATATTATCCACCACGTTACTCAGACACTTTGGGGACAGGGACTCTCCAACACGTGTACAATTACGAGGTGTGCAGGACGACAGACTCCAGAAAGAGTGACTGTAAGTTCGGCAGAGCCGGTAGTCAGAACGTGCTGATAATGGACCCCAGTTCTACAGGGACGATGCAGCGGATACGGAGTGACAAGAGCATTCTGGATGAACCTGACTCTCCTCTAGAG